One Ficedula albicollis isolate OC2 chromosome 15, FicAlb1.5, whole genome shotgun sequence genomic window carries:
- the GLTP gene encoding glycolipid transfer protein, with protein sequence MALLLEHEFKPLPADKQIETLPFLEAVAHLPPFFDCLGTPIVYSPVKADLTGNIKKIRAVYDSNPAKFKTLQNILEVEKELHGSAWPKTGATLALMWLKRGLKFILVLLQSISDGERDEEHPNLIRVNALKAYEIALKKYHGWMLQKLFTGSVYALPYKSDLLKALEKGKEVKEEESIEKIHQFLTRVTPILDAIYEMYTKMNAELSYKA encoded by the exons ATGGCGCTGCTGCTGGAACACGAGTTCAAGCCGCTGCCGGCTGATAAGCAGATCGAGACTTTGCCCTTCCTGGAGGCCGTGGCGCACCTGCCGCCGTTCTTCG ATTGCCTGGGGACTCCCATTGTCTACTCGCCTGTCAAAGCAGACCTGACTGGAAATATCAAG AAAATCCGAGCGGTTTATGACTCCAACCCTGCCAAGTTCAAAACGCTGCAGAACATCCTGGaggtggagaaggagctgcatGGCTCGGCCTGGCCCAAGACGGGAGCGACGCTGGCGCTGATGTGGTTGAAAAG ggGTCTGAAATTCATTCTGGTGTTGCTGCAGAGCATCTCTGACGGCGAGAGGGATGAGGAGCATCCCAACCTCATCCGAGTGAACGCCTTGAAGGCTTACGAGATCGCACTGAAGAAATACCACGGCTGGATGCTGCAGAAGCTCTTCACG GGCTCAGTCTACGCTCTTCCCTACAAATCCGATTTGCTGAAGGCCTTGGAGAAGGGTAAAGAAGtcaaggaagaggaaagcatAGAAAAAATCCACCAGTTTCTCACGAGGGTCACTCCAATCCTGGATGCAATTTATGAGATGTACACGAAGATGAACGCTGAGCTGAGCTACAAAGCCTGA
- the TRPV4 gene encoding transient receptor potential cation channel subfamily V member 4: MADTEDAPRDSGEGAGEDGSLQNESFPLSSLANLFESEDTPNPAEAARGPPGAGDGKQNLRMKFHGAFRKGAPKPMELLEATIYESPVVPAPKKAPMDSLFDYGTYRHHPSENKRWRRRIAEKQPPAAKGPAPEPPPVLKVFNRPILFDIVSRGSPAGLDGLLSFLLTHKKRLTDEEFREPSTGKTCLPKALLNLSGGKNDTIPVLLDIAEKTGNMREFINSPFRDVYYRGQTALHIAIERRCKHYVELLVEKGADVHAQARGRFFQPKGEGGYFYFGELPLSLAACTNQPHIVHYLTENGHKQADLRRQDSRGNTVLHALVAIADNTRENTKFVTKMYDLLLVKCAKLFPDTNLETLLNNDGLSPLMMAAKTGKIGIFQHIIRREITDEDARHLSRKFKDWAYGPVYSSLYDLSSLDTCGEEVSVLEILVYNSKIENRHEMLAVEPINELLRDKWRKFGAVSFYISVVSYLSAMIIFTLVAYYRPMEGPPPYPYTSTADYLRLAGEIITLLTGILFFCTNIKDLFMKKCPGVNSFFIDGSFQLLYFIYSVLVIVTAGLYLGGIEAYLAVMVFALVLGWMNALYFTRGLKLTGTYSIMIQKILFKDLFRFLLVYLLFMIGYASALVSLLNPCPSSESCSEKSNCTVPTYPSCRDSQTFSTFLLDLFKLTIGMGDLEMLESAKYPGVFIILLVTYIILTFVLLLNMLIALMGETVGQVSKESKHIWKLQWATTILDIERSFPVFLRKAFRSGEMVTVGKGTDGTPDRRWCFRVDEVNWSHWNQNLGIISEDPGKSDTYQYYGFSHTMGRLRRDRWSTVVPRVVELNKSCPVPEEVVVPLGTLGTAEPREQRHGHAPSSPL; this comes from the exons ATGGCAGACACCGAGGATGCCCCGCGCGATAGCGGGGAGGGCGCGGGGGAGGACGGCTCCCTCCAGAACGAATCCTTCCCGCTCTCTTCTCTGGCCAACCTGTTCGAGAGCGAGGACACCCCGAACCCCGCCGAGGCAGCCCGGGGTCCCCCCGGCGCCGGGGATGGAAAGCAAAACCTCCGCATGAAATTCCACGGGGCCTTTCGGAAAGGCGCCCCGAAgcccatggagctgctggaagccaCCATCTACGAGTCCCCCGTGGTCCCCGCGCCCAAGAAAGCCCCCATGGATTCCCTCTTCGACTACGGCACCTACCGCCACCACCCCAGCGAGAACAAGCGCTGGCGCAGGAGGATCGCGGA GAAGCAGCCGCCAGCCGCAAAGGGACCGGCTCCCGAGCCGCCCCCCGTCCTCAAGGTCTTCAACAGACCCATCCTCTTCGACATCGTCTCCCGGGGATCCCCGGCCGGCCTGGATGggctcctctccttccttctcaccCACAAGAAGCGCCTCACAGACGAGGAATTCCGAG AGCCCTCCACGGGAAAGACTTGCCTGCCCAAAGCCCTGCTCAACCTGAGCGGGGGCAAGAACGACACCATCCCCGTCCTGCTGGACATCGCCGAGAAGACGGGAAACATGCGGGAGTTCATCAACTCGCCCTTCAGGGACGTCTACTACCGAG GTCAGACAGCGCTGCACATCGCCATCGAGCGCCGCTGCAAGCACTacgtggagctgctggtggagaaGGGGGCAGACGTCCATGCCCAGGCCCGCGGCCGCTTCTTCCAGCCCAAGGGCGAGGGCGGCTACTTCTACTTCG GTGAGCTGCCCCTCTCGCTGGCCGCCTGCACCAACCAGCCGCACATCGTGCACTACCTGACGGAGAACGGGCACAAGCAGGCGGACCTGCGGCGCCAGGACTCCCGCGGCAACACCGTGCTGCACGCCCTGGTGGCCATCGCCGACAACACCCGCGAGAACACCAAGTTCGTCACCAAGATGTACGACCTGCTCCTCGTCAAGTGCGCCAAGCTCTTCCCCGACACCAACCTGGAGACGCTGCTCAACAACGACGGCCTCTCCCCGCTGATGATGGCAGCCAAGACCGGCAAGATCGGG ATCTTCCAGCACATCATCCGGCGGGAGATCACGGACGAGGACGCCCGGCACCTCTCCCGAAAGTTCAAGGACTGGGCATACGGCCCCGTCTACTCCTCCCTCTACGACCTCTCCTCGCTGGACACCTGCGGGGAGGAGGTGTCCGTGCTGGAGATTCTCGTCTACAACAGCAAGATCGAg AACCGCCATGAGATGCTGGCTGTGGAGCCCATCAACGAGCTGCTGAGGGACAAGTGGCGCAAGTTTGGGGCCGTCTCCTTCTACATCAGCGTGGTCTCCTACCTCAGCGCCATGATCATCTTCACCCTCGTCGCCTACTACCGCCCCATGGAAGGCCCT CCGCCCTACCCCTACACCAGCACCGCCGACTACCTGCGCCTGGCCGGGGAGATCATCACCCTCCTCACTGGAATCCTCTTCTTCTGCACAAAT ATCAAAGACCTGTTCATGAAGAAGTGCCCAGGTGTGAACTCCTTCTTCATAGAtggctccttccagctgctcta CTTCATCTACTCGGTGCTGGTGATTGTCACGGCAGGGCTGTACCTGGGTGGCATCGAGGCTTACCTGGCTGTCATGGTCTTTGCactggtgctgggctggatgaATGCCCTGTACTTCACCCGTGGGCTCAAGCTGACAGGGACCTACAGCATCATGATCCAGAAG ATCCTCTTCAAAGACTTGTTCCGTTTCCTCCTGGTCTACCTGCTCTTCATGATTGGCTATGCCTCAG ccctggtgtccctccTCAACCCATGTCCCAGCAGTGAGTCCTGCAGTGAGAAGTCCAACTGCACAGTGCCCACCTACCCGTCGTGCCGGGACAGCCAGACCTTCAGCACCTTCCTGCTCGACCTCTTCAAGCTCACCATCGGCATGGGCGACCTGGAGATGCTCGAGAGCGCCAAGTACCCGGGTGTCTTCATCATCCTCCTTGTCACCTACATCATCCTCACCTTTGTGCTCCTCCTCAACATGCTCATCGCCCTCATGGGCGAGACCGTGGGCCAAGTCTCCAAGGAGAGCAAGCACATCTGGAAACTGCAG TGGGCCACCACCATCCTGGACATTGAGCGCTCCTTCCCGGTGTTCCTGCGGAAAGCCTTCCGCTCAGGGGAGATGGTCACTGTGGGCAAGGGCACGGACGGGACCCCTGACCGCCGCTGGTGCTTCAG GGTGGACGAGGTGAACTGGTCCCACTGGAACCAGAATCTGGGCATCATCAGCGAGGACCCAGGCAAGAGCGACACGTACCAGTACTATGGCTTCTCCCACACCATGGGGCGGCTGCGGAGAG
- the TCHP gene encoding trichoplein keratin filament-binding protein, which translates to GGGGQELRDGPGQCGRKFAEPLPHERCNKNAELRQAESELHRKHVREAWGDQLTQQNKEEVTTLEEKSHETAGGEVLERTRQEEDKHQLEKQQAETLLQQIEELKLQETKAIKLKKEQENLLKQQWELENLEEERKKMEEHRRKKELGRFLKHQCDVQLRRRAQQIQEELETDRQILSVLLEKEDEDQCWQILRRERAVADVAWMKRVIEEQLQLEREREAELETIFREEAKKIWEKREEEWEREKVARDRLMSEVLAGRQHQIQEKMELNRRAQAESIKYREQLIKELEEVKERTHWEKEQEEEQQRACRRELQAQGTEHSWREEEEQQQGWGQLHLEELEQQEGEQG; encoded by the exons gggggggggggccaggagCTGCGGGACGGCCCCGGACAGTGCGGGAGGAAG TTTGCTGAGCCGCTGCCGCACGAGCGCTGCAACAAAAACGCAGAGCTCCGACAG GCAGAGTCAGAGCTGCACAGGAAGCACGTGAGAGAGGCTTGGGGTGATCAGCTAACACAACAAAACAAG GAAGAGGTGACCACACTTGAAGAGAAGAGTCACGAAACGGCAGGAGGGGAAGTGCTGGAAAGAACGAGACAAGAGGAAGACAAGCAtcagctggagaagcagcaagCAGAGACGTTGCTTCAGCAGATAGAAGAACTGAAATTGCAGGAGACAAAG gCAATCAAGCTGAAAAAGGAACAAGAGAATTTGTtaaagcagcagtgggagctggagaatttggaagaagaaaggaaaaaaatggaagagcaCCGGAGGAAGAAAGAGCTTGG tcGCTTTCTGAAGCATCAGTGTGATGTCCAGTTAAGGAGACGAGCACAGCAGATACAGGAGGAGCTG GAGACAGACAGGCAAATCTTATCAGTCCTCCTGGAGAAAGAAGATGAGGATCAGTGCTGGCAGATCTTGCGGCGGGAACGGGCGGTGGCAGATGTGGCTTGGATGAAGAGGGTCATCGaggaacagctccagctggaaagggagagggaagcagagctcgAGACTATCTTCAG ggaagaagcaaaaaaaatatgggagaagagggaagaagaatGGGAAAGAGAGAAGGTGGCCAGAGATCGCCTGATGAGTGAG GTCCTTGCAGGCAGACAGCACCAGATCCAAGAGAAGATGGAGTTAAACAGACGGGCCCAAGCAGAGTCCATTAAGTATCGAGAGCAGCTGATCAAAGAACTCGAGGAGGTGAAGGAAAGGACTCAttgggagaaggagcaggaggaggaacagcagagagcctgcaggagggagctgcaggcacag gggacagagcacagctggagagaggaggaggaacagcagcagggatgggggcagctgcacctggaggagctggagcagcaggagggtgagCAGGGCTAG